The DNA segment ATCAATAATCACACTGCCGGGGCGCATATTGCTTACCATTTCTTCCGTCACCACTACCGGCGTACGGCCACTTTGTGATGCCAGGGCGCCCACCGCTACCTCGCAGGTCTTTAGCTGCTTGGCCAGGATGCGTGGCTCCATCACAGAAGTCCACATGCGCTGCCCGATATTATTCTGCAACCGCTTCAGGCGGTACACACTATTGTCAAATACCTTTACAGAAGCACCCAGCGCCAGGGCGGCACGGGCAGCAAACTCTCCTACAATGCCTGCTCCAAGAATAATGACTTTGGTAGGGGGAATACCCGAGATACCTCCCAACAATACGCCTTTCCCATGATTGGCCGAGCTGAGGTATTGTGCTGCGATCAGCATCACCGCACTGCCCGCAATCTCACTCATGCTGCGAACAATAGGCAGGCTGTCGCTGTCGTCCTTTAAATTCTCAAATGAAATAGCGGTAATACGCTTGTCCATCATCTTCTGCAGCAACTCAGCCTTCATGGCCGAAAGATGGATGGGAGATATGATCACCTGATTAAGCTGCAGGTAAGGAAGGTCTTCCTCCACCACCGGGGCGCTCTTCACCAATATAGGCGACCTGAACACTTCCGCTTTATCATATACAATACGGGCGCCCGCTTCACTATAATCGCGGTCACGATAATGGGCAGCTTCACCGGCATTGTGCTCAATCACCACGTCATGTCCGTTACTGATCAATACACCTACGGCTTCCGGCGTCAGGGCAATCCGGTTCTCCTGGAAAGCCGTTTCTTTAGGAATACCAATATGCAATTGGGCCCCTTTGGGTTTTATATCAAGTTTTTCTTCAAGTGTTTCATAACTGAAAGAGGTGCTGATGATCGGTTTTTGCTGAGACATGAAGC comes from the Paraflavitalea devenefica genome and includes:
- a CDS encoding alanine dehydrogenase; its protein translation is MSQQKPIISTSFSYETLEEKLDIKPKGAQLHIGIPKETAFQENRIALTPEAVGVLISNGHDVVIEHNAGEAAHYRDRDYSEAGARIVYDKAEVFRSPILVKSAPVVEEDLPYLQLNQVIISPIHLSAMKAELLQKMMDKRITAISFENLKDDSDSLPIVRSMSEIAGSAVMLIAAQYLSSANHGKGVLLGGISGIPPTKVIILGAGIVGEFAARAALALGASVKVFDNSVYRLKRLQNNIGQRMWTSVMEPRILAKQLKTCEVAVGALASQSGRTPVVVTEEMVSNMRPGSVIIDVSIDRGGCFETSEITSHEQPIFMKYGVIHYCVPNIPSGFARTASQAISNVLMPLLLEAGDEGGFESLVWHKVHLRSGIYIFKGALTNFHLSQRFDLKYTDLNLLIASQR